From the Limanda limanda chromosome 2, fLimLim1.1, whole genome shotgun sequence genome, one window contains:
- the LOC133018522 gene encoding uncharacterized protein LOC133018522 yields MQVVSLGRSLWIYTLILTSLQLCLTEGQLSTASSCLIPPPPALDIYVRSKNTVVLTCKVPEGHHGVFFLLYRFRDRVDSQELQSGAGEAQFTLEVKEEDLGELFCCLYRDRRGCYSAFSPYLKLERQDVPPTRTTPTFPPPPVLSVEPSSGVVKCGELLSFSCSLPALPPQSRARLGHTRSPVAFLLLKTSEPLGATPVILQPRSSLVSSSEPQAGVFNVGPVKGGEDGEYTCIYQVTRKRQLVNSTVSNVVQVTVTADVLPLPTLDLHQQTDVWHLLCTGSPAYPGAVFSLYLADNELPVATHQAKVFQHQASFPVPVQDSLMVLYQCQYSVFLGKTWSNSQRSRPLSVIKGDPTPPSPGVSAVDWPLVLGSFSAVVLFLCSVALVVVVAHRKVKAAAEKKKTREEAQFWTQVHSKDHVVDLTLRRSGFTSQDCINGDTATASRAPLWNSLSTFTAPIH; encoded by the exons ATGCAGGTTGTTAGTCTGGGACGATCACTTTGGATTTACACTCTGATTTTAACTTCTCTCCAACTTTGCCTCACAGAGG GACAACTTTCTACAGCCAGTTCCTGTCTgattcctccacctcctgctctgGACATCTATGTGAGGTCAAAGAACACAGTGGTCTTGACATGCAAGGTCCCAGAAGGCCATCATGGGGTTTTCTTCCTCCTATACAGATTCAGAGATAGG GTGGACTCTCAGGAGCTGCAGTCCGGTGCTGGGGAGGCTCAGTTCACCCTCGAGGTAAAGGAGGAGGATTTGGGTGAACTGTTCTGCTGTCTGTACCGGGACCGGAGAGGCTGCTACAGCGCATTCAGTCCCTATTTGAAGCTGGAGCGCCAAGACg TTCCCCCCACCCGCACCACACCCACTTTCCCACCTCCTCCAGTCCTGTCTGTGGAGCCGTCCAGTGGCGTGGTCAAATGTGGGGAGTTGCTCTCCTTCAGCTGCTCCCTCCCTGCCCTCCCACCTCAGTCTCGGGCCCGGTTGGGCCACACCAGGTCACCAGTGGCCTTCCTTTTGCTGAAGACTTCCGAGCCACTGGGGGCAACACCTGTTATCCTGCAGCCTCGGTCCAGTCTGGTGTCCAGCTCTGAACCTCAGGCTGGAGTGTTTAATGTGGGGCCagtgaaaggaggagaggacggagagTACACCTGCATCTATCAGGTCACCAGAAAGAGGCAGTTGGTGAATTCTACTGTGAGCAACGTGGTTCAGGTCACTGTCACAG cagacgTGCTCCCACTGCCCACTCTCGATCTCCACCAGCAGACAGACGTTTGGCATCTGCTCTGCACTGGGTCTCCTGCGTACCCTGGTGCTGTGTTCTCCCTCTACCTGGCAGACAATGAGCTTCCTGTCGCCACACACCAGGCCAAAGTGTTCCAGCACCAGGCGTCTTTCCCAGTGCCTGTCCAAGACTCTCTAATGGTTCTGTACCAGTGCCAGTACAGTGTCTTTCTGGGAAAGACATGGAGCAACTCCCAACGCAGTCGCCCTTTATCTGTAATCAAAG GAGATCCGACTCCTCCATCACCAG GTGTGTCAGCTGTGGACTGGCCTCTGGTGCTGGGATCCTTCTCCGCTGTGGTGTTGTTCCTCTGCTCCGTAGCTCTGGTGGTTGTGGTCGCACACAGGAAAG taaaagcagcagctgagaaaAAGAAGACAAG AGAGGAGGCACAGTTCTGGACTCAAGTTCATTCCAAGGACCATGTTGTTG accTTACACTCAGAAGGTCAGGCTTCACCTCTCAG gACTGTATCAATGGCGACACTGCGACCGCCTCCCGAGCTCCGTTATGGAACTCTCTCTCCACGTTCACAGCCCCGATCCATTAG